One segment of Ureibacillus thermophilus DNA contains the following:
- a CDS encoding LysR family transcriptional regulator, giving the protein MKQYYAFLKVIERGSFTKAAEELGYTQSAISQMIQALEEELGTTLIYRSRKGITLTADGEEFLPFIKRVAYSHAELMEKAKEMKGLASGNIRIGTFTSVSSNWLPSLMQDFKKLYPFVQFHLQQGEYTSIVKYIKEGSVDFGFVNPDAAEDLETIALKEDNMLAILPEDHPLVSCPVVSLEDLAKEPFILLEEGEINEPLEAFKKQGLEPNIQYRVIDDYTIMSMVESGLGVSVLSEMVMNKVRYRFVIKKVDPPITRTIGIVYKNKKTLPIASRYFIDFMIQKLSAAR; this is encoded by the coding sequence TTGAAACAATACTATGCTTTTTTAAAGGTCATTGAACGGGGCAGTTTTACAAAAGCAGCAGAAGAACTTGGCTATACCCAGTCTGCCATCAGCCAAATGATTCAAGCCCTTGAAGAAGAATTGGGGACAACCTTGATTTACCGTTCACGAAAAGGAATTACGCTCACAGCGGATGGAGAGGAGTTTTTGCCGTTTATAAAAAGGGTGGCCTATTCTCATGCGGAACTCATGGAAAAAGCGAAGGAGATGAAAGGATTAGCCAGTGGAAATATTCGCATTGGCACCTTTACGAGCGTTTCAAGCAATTGGCTGCCAAGTTTAATGCAAGATTTTAAAAAGCTTTATCCATTTGTTCAATTTCACTTGCAGCAAGGAGAATACACAAGTATCGTCAAATATATAAAAGAAGGAAGTGTTGATTTCGGATTTGTGAATCCTGATGCGGCAGAGGATTTAGAGACCATTGCTTTAAAAGAAGACAATATGCTCGCCATTTTGCCGGAAGATCATCCCCTTGTTTCCTGTCCGGTTGTTTCATTAGAAGATTTAGCAAAGGAGCCTTTTATTCTGCTCGAAGAAGGGGAAATAAATGAACCTTTGGAAGCTTTTAAGAAACAAGGGTTGGAGCCAAATATTCAATATCGGGTAATTGATGATTACACCATTATGTCCATGGTGGAGAGCGGGCTGGGCGTTTCCGTTCTTTCGGAGATGGTTATGAATAAAGTTCGCTATCGTTTTGTCATAAAAAAGGTGGATCCACCGATTACAAGAACGATTGGCATCGTTTACAAAAATAAAAAAACATTGCCGATTGCAAGCCGATATTTTATCGATTTCATGATTCAAAAATTGTCGGCAGCTCGGTGA
- the ahpF gene encoding alkyl hydroperoxide reductase subunit F: MALDAEIKAQLNQYLQLLENDIVLKVSAGTDEVSQEMLALIDELASMTPKIKVEKAELKRTPSFSVNRVGEDTGITFAGVPLGHEFTSLVLALLQVSGRPPKVDEKIINQIKSIKEEYNFETYVSLTCHNCPEVVQALNIMSVLNPNITHTMIDGAAYKEEVESKDILAVPTVYLNGEPFASGRMTIEEILDKLGKGSDVEELSNKEPFDVLIIGGGPAGASAAIYAARKGIRTGIVAERFGGQILDTLTIENFISVKETEGPKLAKALEEHVKEYPVDIMNLQRVKHLEKNGNLIEVELENGAVLKSKTVIIATGARWRNINVPGEQEFKNKGVAYCPHCDGPLFAGKDVAVIGGGNSGVEAAIDLAGIVNHVTVLEFNDHLKADEILQNRLRSLPNVTVITNAATKEITGTDKVNGLTYVDRATGEEKHIELAGVFVQIGLVPNTDWLEGTLELNKIGEIIVDKKGATSIPGVFAAGDCTDSPYNQIIISMGSGAIAALSAFDYLIRN, from the coding sequence ATGGCATTAGATGCAGAAATTAAAGCCCAACTAAATCAGTACTTGCAATTGCTTGAAAATGACATCGTGTTGAAAGTAAGCGCTGGTACTGACGAGGTTTCTCAAGAGATGCTAGCTTTAATTGATGAGCTAGCATCTATGACCCCAAAAATTAAAGTAGAAAAAGCTGAACTAAAAAGAACACCAAGCTTCAGCGTAAACCGTGTCGGCGAAGACACTGGCATTACTTTTGCAGGTGTTCCATTAGGTCATGAATTCACTTCATTAGTATTGGCATTATTGCAAGTAAGCGGCCGTCCTCCAAAAGTGGATGAAAAAATCATCAATCAAATTAAATCCATCAAAGAAGAATATAACTTCGAAACATATGTCAGCTTAACTTGCCACAATTGCCCTGAAGTTGTGCAAGCACTTAACATCATGAGCGTATTAAATCCAAACATTACGCATACGATGATTGATGGTGCTGCATACAAAGAAGAAGTGGAAAGCAAAGACATTTTAGCTGTGCCAACTGTTTACTTAAATGGTGAGCCTTTTGCAAGCGGCCGTATGACAATTGAAGAAATCCTTGATAAACTCGGTAAAGGCTCTGATGTTGAAGAATTGTCCAATAAAGAACCATTTGATGTATTAATCATCGGTGGAGGTCCTGCTGGAGCGAGTGCGGCCATTTATGCAGCCCGCAAAGGAATTCGCACTGGCATTGTAGCAGAACGCTTTGGAGGACAAATTCTAGATACATTAACAATTGAAAACTTCATTAGCGTAAAAGAAACAGAAGGGCCAAAATTAGCAAAAGCTCTTGAAGAACACGTGAAAGAATATCCAGTTGACATTATGAATCTCCAACGTGTAAAACACCTTGAAAAGAATGGCAACCTAATTGAAGTAGAACTTGAAAACGGCGCCGTTCTAAAAAGTAAAACAGTGATTATTGCAACAGGTGCACGTTGGCGCAACATCAATGTCCCTGGAGAACAAGAATTCAAAAATAAAGGTGTTGCATACTGCCCTCACTGCGACGGACCATTATTCGCAGGAAAAGACGTTGCGGTAATTGGTGGAGGCAACTCCGGTGTGGAAGCAGCCATTGACCTCGCTGGTATCGTTAACCATGTGACAGTACTTGAATTCAATGACCATCTAAAAGCAGACGAAATTTTACAAAATCGCCTTCGTAGCTTACCAAATGTTACGGTTATCACAAATGCGGCTACAAAAGAAATCACTGGTACAGACAAAGTAAATGGTCTTACATATGTAGACCGCGCTACAGGCGAAGAAAAACACATTGAATTAGCTGGTGTATTCGTTCAAATTGGTCTTGTTCCAAATACAGATTGGCTAGAAGGCACACTTGAACTCAATAAAATTGGCGAAATCATTGTAGATAAAAAAGGTGCTACTTCAATCCCTGGTGTATTTGCAGCAGGGGACTGCACAGATAGTCCATACAACCAAATCATCATCTCCATGGGATCTGGAGCAATTGCTGCATTAAGCGCATTCGACTATCTCATTCGCAACTAA
- a CDS encoding AzlD domain-containing protein codes for MNQTVFYILIMAAVTYLIRVLPLTLVRKEIKNIYIRSFLYYVPYVTLAVMIFPGILDSTASPWSAFVGFVVAILSAYLGGNVITVALVTCVAVFVVELFL; via the coding sequence ATGAATCAAACGGTTTTTTATATTCTTATCATGGCGGCCGTTACATATCTCATCCGCGTGCTTCCTCTGACCCTTGTGAGAAAAGAAATAAAAAATATTTATATACGCTCCTTTTTGTACTATGTTCCTTATGTGACATTAGCCGTGATGATTTTTCCGGGAATTTTAGATTCTACTGCTTCTCCTTGGTCCGCGTTTGTCGGTTTTGTTGTTGCCATTCTTTCTGCTTATTTAGGAGGAAATGTGATCACGGTGGCGCTAGTTACATGCGTGGCCGTGTTTGTTGTGGAATTATTTTTATAG
- a CDS encoding AzlC family ABC transporter permease, with product MKTNVAAWKKGIKTGIPIALGYFAVSFSFGILCKQAALNPFEAVLMSATNLTSAGQFAGLSMITAMATIIEIAIAQLIINSRYLLMSFSLSQKISADTPIYHRLLMSYGITDELFGVSIAQPGKLNPYFMYGVMTVAVPGWSLGTLFGVISGNIFPARITSALSIALYGMLLAVIIPPAKHHKIVAGVIVISMLLSSIFAMIPALQTISSAVKIILISVVVAGCAAFFFPIKEEEA from the coding sequence ATGAAGACCAATGTAGCAGCATGGAAAAAGGGAATCAAAACAGGCATTCCAATTGCATTGGGATATTTTGCGGTTTCTTTTTCCTTCGGGATTCTTTGTAAACAGGCAGCACTCAATCCCTTTGAAGCTGTTTTAATGTCGGCAACGAATTTAACTTCCGCAGGACAATTTGCAGGGCTTTCGATGATTACGGCCATGGCAACCATTATTGAAATTGCCATCGCACAGTTAATCATTAATTCACGGTATTTGTTAATGTCTTTTTCTTTATCTCAAAAAATTTCTGCAGATACACCGATTTACCACCGATTGTTGATGTCCTATGGAATTACAGATGAACTATTCGGCGTTTCTATTGCACAGCCGGGAAAATTAAATCCTTATTTTATGTATGGCGTGATGACCGTAGCCGTTCCTGGATGGTCATTAGGGACTCTTTTCGGCGTCATCTCCGGCAATATTTTTCCTGCACGAATCACAAGCGCTCTAAGCATTGCCCTTTATGGGATGCTCCTTGCAGTGATTATTCCGCCAGCCAAACATCATAAAATTGTTGCTGGTGTAATCGTTATATCGATGCTATTGAGCTCCATTTTTGCTATGATTCCTGCACTTCAAACCATTTCATCTGCAGTCAAAATTATTTTGATTTCTGTAGTGGTTGCGGGCTGTGCTGCATTCTTCTTTCCTATAAAGGAGGAGGAAGCATGA
- a CDS encoding winged helix-turn-helix transcriptional regulator → MNQSTICPKFEKAISIISQRWTALVIYQLLSGPKRFSEIQSSIGISGKVLSDRLKELEQMKIVRRKVIPATPVIIEYSLTEKGRSMEPILKSIEEWSQQWITIDSAES, encoded by the coding sequence ATGAATCAGTCTACGATATGCCCAAAATTTGAAAAAGCCATTTCGATCATCAGCCAAAGATGGACTGCGTTAGTCATCTATCAATTGCTTTCTGGCCCTAAACGTTTTAGCGAAATCCAGTCGTCCATCGGCATCAGCGGAAAAGTATTATCCGATCGCTTAAAAGAGCTGGAACAAATGAAAATTGTTCGTCGCAAAGTAATACCCGCCACACCCGTCATTATCGAATATTCATTAACAGAAAAAGGGCGGTCAATGGAGCCAATATTAAAATCCATTGAAGAATGGTCGCAGCAGTGGATTACCATTGACTCTGCTGAATCATAA
- a CDS encoding LURP-one-related/scramblase family protein — protein MKQLYIKQKLLSLAEQFKVKDAHGNDVYYVEGSFFKIPKTFTIYNMQDEEIARITKKVFAFLPKFIVEMDGKQVITIKKDFTFFRSRYTIDAAGVEVRGNWWDMSFQVFQHGEKIGQVSKEWFTWGDSYKVEILKDEMETLIIALVIAIDCVKEAQNTAAAAGSV, from the coding sequence ATGAAACAGCTTTATATTAAACAGAAGTTATTAAGTTTGGCCGAACAATTTAAAGTGAAAGATGCACACGGCAATGATGTGTATTATGTGGAAGGCAGCTTTTTTAAAATCCCCAAAACCTTTACGATTTATAACATGCAAGATGAAGAGATAGCGCGGATTACGAAAAAAGTCTTTGCTTTTTTGCCAAAGTTTATTGTTGAAATGGATGGAAAGCAGGTTATCACGATCAAAAAGGATTTCACTTTCTTTCGCTCCCGCTATACGATTGATGCGGCTGGCGTTGAAGTGCGCGGCAACTGGTGGGATATGAGCTTTCAAGTGTTTCAGCATGGAGAGAAAATCGGCCAAGTGAGCAAAGAGTGGTTTACTTGGGGAGACAGTTACAAAGTGGAAATTTTAAAGGATGAAATGGAAACATTAATCATCGCCCTTGTTATTGCAATAGACTGTGTGAAAGAAGCCCAAAACACGGCTGCTGCAGCAGGGTCAGTTTAA